A genomic window from Dechloromonas sp. A34 includes:
- a CDS encoding HD domain-containing phosphohydrolase, producing MSDNGNLTLLFVDDEPSILSALRRLFRPHGYRILVAESGAAGLEILENEAVDLVISDMRMPEMDGATFLKNVRKRWPQVMRILLTGYADITSTVAAINEGEIYRYISKPWDDNEIVLVVGEALERRRLEQENRRLSELTQRQNEELKELNTGLEQKVNERTAEVRAALSELKKTFLATVQVFAGMVELRSGQVGKQLSGHGRRVAEHARVLAHRLGLSDSEVQTVMLAGLLHDVGKIGLPDGLLDKPFNTLNPDHRAQVMKHPVVGQNILMSVEKLRDCALLVRHHHELYDGSGFPDHLSGMAIPLGSRILSVANDYDALQIGTLVQRPLRPDEAVTYLIDNRGRRYDPQVVDSFIQLLAESGKKNVTELPMRALQLRPGMVLARELNHRDGYLLLARGNVLTPEIISQLVKLETAEQQPYTLYIRQEES from the coding sequence ATGAGCGACAACGGCAATTTGACACTTCTGTTCGTCGATGACGAACCGAGCATCCTTTCGGCTTTGCGCCGACTGTTCCGGCCCCACGGCTACCGGATACTGGTTGCCGAAAGCGGCGCCGCCGGACTGGAAATTCTCGAAAATGAAGCGGTCGATCTGGTGATTTCCGACATGCGCATGCCGGAAATGGATGGCGCGACTTTTCTCAAGAACGTCCGCAAGCGCTGGCCGCAAGTGATGCGCATCCTGCTCACCGGCTATGCCGACATCACGTCGACGGTGGCGGCGATCAACGAAGGCGAGATCTACCGCTACATTTCCAAGCCCTGGGACGACAACGAAATCGTTCTCGTAGTCGGCGAAGCCCTGGAGCGGCGCCGGCTGGAACAGGAAAATCGCCGCCTCAGCGAATTGACGCAACGCCAGAACGAAGAACTCAAGGAGCTCAACACTGGTCTGGAGCAGAAGGTCAATGAGCGGACCGCCGAAGTGCGAGCGGCCCTGAGCGAACTGAAAAAAACCTTTCTCGCCACCGTCCAGGTCTTTGCCGGCATGGTCGAGTTGCGTTCGGGGCAGGTCGGCAAGCAGCTTTCCGGTCACGGCCGGCGGGTCGCCGAGCATGCCCGGGTTCTGGCTCATCGTCTGGGCTTGAGCGATAGCGAAGTGCAAACCGTGATGCTGGCCGGCCTGCTCCACGACGTCGGCAAGATCGGCCTGCCGGATGGCCTGCTCGACAAGCCGTTCAATACCTTGAACCCGGATCATCGCGCCCAGGTCATGAAACATCCCGTCGTCGGCCAGAACATCCTGATGTCGGTCGAGAAGCTCCGCGATTGCGCCTTGCTCGTCCGCCATCACCACGAACTTTACGACGGCAGCGGCTTTCCCGATCATCTTTCCGGCATGGCCATTCCGCTGGGCAGTCGCATCCTGTCCGTGGCCAATGATTACGATGCGTTGCAGATCGGGACGCTGGTCCAGCGTCCGCTGCGCCCGGACGAGGCAGTGACCTACCTGATCGACAATCGTGGCCGGCGCTACGATCCGCAGGTGGTCGACAGCTTCATCCAACTCTTGGCCGAGTCCGGCAAAAAGAATGTCACCGAACTGCCGATGCGGGCGCTGCAACTGCGTCCGGGCATGGTCCTGGCGCGCGAACTGAATCACCGCGATGGCTATCTGTTGCTTGCCCGCGGCAATGTGCTGACGCCGGAAATCATCAGTCAGCTGGTCAAGCTGGAAACGGCCGAGCAGCAGCCTTACACGCTGTACATACGGCAGGAGGAATCATGA
- a CDS encoding sensor histidine kinase, giving the protein MNETFDREWRIEELLDPATLQRIGPALTALLGGDAAIVDARGSVLWGALTNDARREPVKLELEAVGHLASANAAQAQLAAARCLLEHLLRTQIRYKMASNLHLEVVAADFDRLRLEHARLQESEARYKALSAELEARVKVQVAQLEERQQMLYEAEKLASVGQLAAGVAHEVNNPLGFVRSNLSSFQVYLSKFAQLRDRLAEGETAWKALDLDFLLEDGNDLLAETLKGVDRIAKIVSELKSFSNVDRASEEFADLNTCLKHAASVIEGQLPAGVSLRFNLLPLPGLICLPGHINQMLLNLLRNAGQAIVDAGRSGEILVTSEADEAGITISIHDDGVGMTAEQQARAFEPFFTTRPVGSGAGLGLSTARNIVLAHSGRIALDSRPNVGTTVTLFFPVPK; this is encoded by the coding sequence ATGAACGAAACCTTTGACCGCGAATGGCGGATCGAGGAATTGCTCGATCCCGCCACCCTGCAACGCATTGGGCCGGCCTTGACGGCGCTGCTCGGCGGCGATGCCGCGATTGTCGATGCCCGGGGCAGCGTCCTCTGGGGAGCGCTGACCAATGACGCACGGCGCGAACCGGTCAAGCTGGAACTGGAAGCCGTCGGCCATCTGGCCAGTGCCAACGCTGCCCAAGCGCAACTGGCGGCGGCGCGCTGCCTGCTGGAACATCTGCTGCGCACGCAGATCCGTTACAAGATGGCGTCCAATCTGCACCTCGAAGTAGTCGCTGCGGATTTCGATCGCCTGCGCCTCGAACATGCCCGCCTGCAGGAGTCCGAGGCTCGTTACAAGGCCCTGTCGGCCGAACTGGAGGCACGGGTCAAGGTCCAGGTCGCACAACTGGAAGAGCGCCAGCAAATGCTCTACGAGGCAGAAAAGCTGGCTTCGGTCGGCCAGCTGGCCGCCGGGGTGGCGCACGAGGTCAACAATCCGCTTGGTTTCGTGCGTAGCAACCTGAGTTCCTTTCAGGTCTATCTGAGCAAGTTTGCGCAGTTGCGCGACCGGCTGGCCGAGGGCGAAACGGCCTGGAAGGCACTCGACCTCGATTTCCTGCTTGAAGATGGCAACGATCTGCTGGCCGAAACCCTCAAGGGGGTCGATCGCATTGCGAAAATCGTCAGTGAGCTGAAGAGCTTTTCCAATGTCGATCGCGCCAGTGAGGAATTTGCCGACCTCAACACCTGCCTGAAACACGCCGCCAGCGTCATTGAAGGTCAGCTGCCGGCCGGCGTCAGCCTGCGCTTCAATTTGTTGCCGCTCCCCGGCCTGATTTGCCTGCCGGGGCATATCAACCAGATGCTTCTCAACCTGCTTCGCAACGCCGGTCAAGCGATTGTCGATGCCGGGCGCTCCGGCGAAATACTGGTCACCAGCGAAGCGGACGAGGCGGGCATCACGATCAGCATTCATGACGATGGGGTCGGCATGACCGCCGAGCAGCAGGCGCGGGCCTTCGAACCCTTCTTTACGACCCGGCCGGTTGGTTCGGGAGCCGGCCTCGGGCTGTCCACGGCCCGCAACATCGTTCTGGCGCACAGCGGCCGTATCGCGCTGGATAGCCGACCGAATGTGGGGACGACCGTGACGCTCTTCTTTCCCGTACCGAAATGA
- a CDS encoding ATPase, T2SS/T4P/T4SS family translates to MTDYSSLFTGKTAAPQAPATHLTPPRYRLLFVDDEPGILKALIRVFRQENYEVVTAANGAEGLERLAEATTHLVISDFMMPVMTGAEFLREVKQRSPDTIRIMLTGQANTDAVMGAINEGAVYKFILKPWNDDDLRVTVALALEQSDLIARNRLLKTENAQKNKEISALSKLAATHRSRLGIMLHKKGALSSAQLQELSMLQERRKEPMISLLLEKDWVPERRIREILKADLLIDEVQLPEFRIDSVLADLIPHSFCQRQLVVPLKLDGKRLLLAMADPLDEGLIDEVRFTAGLDIKVVSADVAAIRKKIDELYGGNGAVDFKELETLVGGPDPYEGIEIVIEEEDAAALEDLLRDTEAPPAIRLANAIILEAIRLGASDIHIQPRTKSVIVRYRIDGVLADKIHIPHHLHQSLVSRLKIMSELDISERRRPQDGRITVKTPMRMVDLRISTLPTINGEKVVMRILDRNSTVHSLDNLGFPAGDLGRIRDMVAKPQGIILATGPTGSGKTTTLYSLLQHDATPDKNYVTIEDPVEYYLDMAGQVLVREKIGLTFPAILRALLRQDPDVILLGEIRDFETAEVAFHAALTGHLVYSTLHTNSAVATIARLFDLGLKPFVVATALEGIIAQRLVRRICPACRETVAASPDMCRRLGPQFDSSLAVFRGKGCPECHGSGYKGRVGVYEVLTFDDELRDRIGSGDSVLEIRRLVAAKGIGGIASHAAELVAAGQTTLEEILRVLGPQSGA, encoded by the coding sequence ATGACTGATTACTCGTCGCTTTTCACCGGAAAAACGGCCGCCCCGCAGGCGCCCGCCACCCACCTGACCCCGCCGCGCTACCGCCTGCTGTTCGTCGATGACGAGCCCGGCATCCTGAAGGCGCTGATCCGCGTCTTTCGCCAGGAGAACTACGAAGTGGTGACCGCGGCCAATGGCGCCGAGGGGCTCGAACGGCTGGCCGAAGCGACGACGCATCTGGTGATCAGCGATTTCATGATGCCGGTGATGACCGGTGCCGAATTCCTGCGCGAAGTGAAGCAGCGTTCGCCGGACACCATCCGCATCATGTTGACCGGCCAGGCCAACACCGATGCGGTGATGGGGGCGATCAACGAGGGGGCGGTCTACAAGTTCATTCTCAAGCCGTGGAACGATGACGACCTGCGGGTCACCGTCGCCCTGGCCCTGGAACAGTCCGACCTGATCGCCCGCAATCGGCTGTTGAAGACCGAGAATGCCCAGAAGAACAAGGAAATCTCGGCGCTCTCCAAGCTGGCCGCGACCCATCGTAGTCGCCTGGGTATCATGCTGCACAAGAAGGGCGCGCTGTCGTCGGCCCAGTTGCAGGAACTCTCGATGCTGCAGGAGCGCCGCAAGGAGCCGATGATCAGTCTGCTGCTCGAGAAGGACTGGGTGCCAGAGCGCCGGATCCGCGAAATTCTCAAGGCCGACCTCCTTATCGACGAGGTTCAGCTGCCGGAATTCCGTATCGATAGCGTGCTCGCCGACCTGATTCCACACAGTTTTTGCCAGCGCCAACTGGTCGTGCCGCTCAAACTCGACGGCAAACGCCTGTTGCTGGCCATGGCCGACCCGCTCGACGAAGGCCTGATTGACGAAGTGCGCTTCACGGCGGGGCTCGACATCAAGGTGGTGAGTGCCGATGTTGCGGCCATCCGCAAGAAGATCGACGAGCTTTACGGTGGCAACGGAGCGGTCGATTTCAAGGAGCTGGAAACCCTGGTGGGCGGTCCTGACCCCTACGAAGGGATCGAAATCGTCATCGAGGAGGAGGATGCGGCAGCGCTTGAAGACCTGCTGCGCGACACCGAAGCGCCGCCGGCCATTCGACTGGCCAATGCGATCATCCTCGAGGCGATCCGGCTCGGTGCCTCGGACATTCATATCCAGCCGCGGACCAAGAGCGTTATCGTGCGCTACCGCATCGACGGTGTGCTTGCCGACAAAATCCACATTCCGCATCACCTACACCAGTCGCTTGTTTCGCGCCTGAAAATCATGTCCGAGCTCGACATCTCCGAGCGCCGCCGGCCTCAGGATGGACGGATTACCGTCAAGACACCGATGCGGATGGTCGACCTGCGCATTTCGACGCTGCCGACTATCAACGGCGAAAAAGTGGTGATGCGCATCCTGGATCGCAATTCTACGGTGCACAGCCTGGATAATCTTGGCTTCCCGGCCGGCGACCTGGGGCGGATTCGCGACATGGTGGCCAAGCCGCAAGGGATCATCCTTGCTACCGGACCGACCGGCAGCGGCAAGACGACGACCCTGTACTCGCTGCTCCAGCACGACGCGACACCGGACAAGAACTACGTCACCATCGAAGATCCGGTCGAGTACTACCTCGACATGGCCGGCCAGGTGCTGGTCCGCGAAAAGATCGGCCTGACCTTTCCAGCGATCCTGCGTGCCTTGCTGCGTCAGGATCCGGACGTCATTCTGCTCGGCGAGATCCGCGATTTCGAGACCGCCGAGGTCGCCTTCCACGCAGCGCTGACCGGCCATCTGGTCTACTCGACGCTGCACACCAACTCCGCGGTGGCCACCATCGCCCGCCTGTTCGATCTCGGCCTCAAGCCCTTTGTTGTCGCCACTGCCCTCGAAGGGATCATCGCCCAGCGCCTGGTTCGTCGGATTTGCCCGGCCTGCCGGGAGACGGTCGCGGCATCCCCGGATATGTGCCGTCGACTGGGGCCGCAGTTCGATTCATCGCTTGCCGTCTTTCGCGGCAAGGGCTGCCCGGAATGCCATGGCAGCGGCTACAAGGGGCGGGTCGGGGTCTATGAAGTGCTGACTTTCGACGACGAGTTGCGCGACCGCATCGGCAGCGGGGACAGTGTTCTCGAAATTCGTCGGCTGGTCGCCGCCAAGGGGATCGGCGGCATTGCCAGTCACGCGGCAGAACTGGTTGCCGCCGGGCAGACCACCCTGGAAGAAATATTGCGGGTTCTCGGGCCGCAGTCAGGGGCGTAG
- a CDS encoding DsbA family oxidoreductase, which yields MLKIDIVADIVCPWCFIGKRRLETAIAMVLRENPDFRHETRWRPFFLNPHTPPEGEPYMPFLEHKFGSRAAVDALFERVREAGRAYGIDYAFEKIRLRANTLQAHRLIHWAQQRGNADALVERLFVAQFQRGEAIGEPATLTRLAAECGYATDEVAAYLASETDTDTVREDERNIRATGIRQVPTFILDEHRVIVGAEDPATLATAIRQMPGFRK from the coding sequence ATGCTCAAAATCGATATTGTTGCCGACATCGTCTGTCCTTGGTGTTTCATCGGCAAACGCCGCCTTGAAACGGCAATCGCCATGGTGCTACGGGAAAACCCGGATTTCCGCCATGAAACGCGCTGGCGGCCCTTTTTCCTTAATCCGCACACCCCGCCCGAGGGAGAGCCCTACATGCCGTTTCTTGAGCACAAATTCGGCAGCCGGGCGGCAGTCGATGCCTTGTTCGAGCGCGTTCGCGAAGCTGGCCGGGCCTATGGCATCGACTACGCCTTCGAGAAAATCCGCCTGCGGGCCAACACGCTGCAAGCCCACCGTCTGATCCACTGGGCGCAACAGCGCGGCAATGCCGATGCCCTGGTCGAGCGCCTGTTTGTCGCCCAGTTCCAGCGTGGCGAGGCAATTGGCGAACCAGCCACCCTGACTCGCCTTGCCGCCGAGTGCGGTTACGCGACAGACGAGGTCGCGGCTTACCTGGCCTCCGAAACGGACACCGATACTGTCCGTGAGGATGAACGCAACATACGCGCCACCGGTATCCGCCAGGTTCCGACCTTTATCCTTGATGAGCATCGGGTCATCGTCGGGGCCGAGGATCCGGCCACTCTGGCGACTGCCATTCGGCAGATGCCGGGCTTTCGGAAATGA
- a CDS encoding Hpt domain-containing protein, producing MDRKDKVQAGGTSCNLDYLLINLGRNEEAAKRLVHLFLDNYPNLIGRLDESLANRDIPTLQRVVHDIRGSCVLFSARDCLDQTHRIENMLRDALVLKEEGGKGIDWENELVALRESLARMVNELKHYLGDGTASA from the coding sequence ATGGATCGGAAAGACAAAGTTCAAGCGGGGGGCACGAGTTGCAACCTTGATTATCTTCTGATCAATTTGGGCCGTAATGAGGAAGCGGCGAAGCGTCTGGTTCATCTGTTCCTCGACAACTATCCGAATCTGATCGGGCGGCTCGACGAGTCGCTCGCCAACCGCGATATACCGACACTGCAACGTGTCGTGCATGACATCCGGGGAAGTTGCGTCCTGTTTTCAGCCCGTGATTGCCTCGACCAGACGCACCGAATCGAGAACATGTTGCGCGATGCCTTGGTCCTTAAAGAGGAGGGCGGTAAGGGCATCGACTGGGAAAACGAGTTGGTCGCTCTGCGCGAATCGCTGGCTCGGATGGTGAATGAACTCAAACACTATCTGGGCGACGGCACCGCATCCGCCTGA
- a CDS encoding response regulator, producing the protein MKKTRIVLADDQLLVRAGIRALLEALPDYQIDAECADGLQAVVEIRRLKPDIALLDIAMPGLNGIEVSQAIRQVDRQIRILILSSIDRQEVIDQALAAGVDGYLLKDFVLDDLRHALDAVLAGQIFLSPKIQELRAQRNLDGRSGNTAGLTARQTQILRLVASGMTTKEIARDLGISPKTVEFHRARLMERLAVHDVTALTRYAIQSGVVT; encoded by the coding sequence ATGAAAAAAACACGCATTGTTCTCGCCGATGACCAGTTGCTGGTCCGAGCTGGCATTCGCGCCCTGTTGGAAGCCCTGCCCGACTATCAGATTGATGCCGAGTGCGCCGATGGTCTGCAAGCCGTTGTCGAAATCCGTCGCCTGAAGCCGGACATCGCCCTCCTCGATATCGCCATGCCCGGCCTGAATGGCATCGAGGTCAGCCAGGCCATCCGTCAAGTCGACCGACAGATCAGGATCCTGATCCTCTCCAGTATCGACCGTCAGGAGGTTATCGACCAGGCACTGGCGGCCGGCGTCGACGGCTACCTGCTCAAGGACTTCGTGCTCGATGATTTGCGCCATGCACTTGATGCTGTCCTGGCGGGCCAAATATTTCTTTCACCGAAAATTCAGGAACTGCGGGCTCAACGCAACCTCGACGGCAGGTCCGGCAATACCGCCGGGTTGACCGCCCGGCAAACCCAGATTCTGCGGCTCGTCGCTTCCGGAATGACTACCAAGGAAATTGCCCGAGACCTGGGGATCAGCCCGAAAACTGTGGAATTTCATCGGGCCAGGCTGATGGAAAGACTGGCGGTGCACGATGTGACTGCCTTGACCCGCTATGCCATCCAGTCGGGCGTTGTGACCTGA
- a CDS encoding MBL fold metallo-hydrolase, whose translation MLAITACTTANPHYNPSRAHHRATGFANSDASLQIGTLPWYEIMMRNLRGDFRPARPPTDGYERFIADWTTPIDHALLSIPAASPRITWLGHASLLLQVDGQNILIDPQFSDFAGPHPWLSAKRRTPAPILPEQLPPIDLVLISHNHYDHLDRYTIKALIAAGQKPHFLVPLGVKAWFDDLGITNVSEMDWWDNRIAGKLKIHFTPAQHWSKRSPFDTNATLWGGFAIERQTQPSWRFLYTGDTGYSADFKEIRQRLGAIDFLALPVGAYLPRDFMSPQHIDPDDAVKIVLDLEAGQALGVHWGTFELAQDSFDQAPRDLAVALQQRQLARDRVWMLKQGETRQLRAE comes from the coding sequence ATGCTGGCGATCACCGCCTGCACGACGGCCAATCCCCATTACAACCCAAGCCGCGCACACCATCGAGCTACCGGCTTCGCCAATAGCGACGCATCGCTCCAGATAGGTACTTTGCCCTGGTACGAAATCATGATGCGGAACCTGCGCGGCGATTTCCGCCCGGCCCGGCCACCGACTGACGGATACGAAAGATTCATTGCCGACTGGACAACGCCCATCGACCACGCCCTGCTTTCGATACCCGCGGCCTCACCACGAATCACCTGGCTAGGTCATGCGTCACTGCTCCTGCAGGTAGATGGGCAAAACATCCTGATAGATCCGCAATTTTCCGACTTCGCTGGTCCGCACCCCTGGCTATCTGCGAAGCGCCGCACCCCCGCGCCGATCCTTCCCGAACAGCTACCACCGATCGATCTCGTGCTGATCTCCCACAACCACTACGACCATCTCGATCGCTACACAATTAAAGCGCTGATTGCGGCCGGACAAAAACCACACTTTCTCGTACCGCTGGGTGTCAAAGCCTGGTTCGACGATCTGGGCATCACCAATGTCAGCGAAATGGACTGGTGGGACAACCGGATCGCAGGCAAGCTGAAAATTCATTTCACACCGGCCCAGCACTGGAGCAAGCGCTCCCCCTTCGACACCAACGCCACGCTGTGGGGGGGGTTTGCCATCGAGCGACAGACCCAGCCCAGCTGGCGCTTCCTGTACACCGGCGACACCGGTTATTCGGCCGATTTCAAGGAAATCCGGCAGCGTCTGGGGGCAATTGATTTTCTCGCCCTACCGGTCGGCGCTTACCTGCCCCGTGATTTTATGTCCCCCCAGCACATCGATCCGGACGACGCGGTCAAGATTGTTCTCGATCTCGAAGCCGGCCAGGCACTGGGTGTCCACTGGGGGACATTTGAGCTGGCACAGGACAGTTTCGATCAGGCCCCACGAGATCTGGCGGTCGCGCTGCAACAACGGCAACTGGCCAGAGACCGGGTCTGGATGTTGAAGCAAGGCGAAACGCGACAACTCCGCGCCGAGTGA
- the menD gene encoding 2-succinyl-5-enolpyruvyl-6-hydroxy-3-cyclohexene-1-carboxylic-acid synthase — protein sequence MIDTGTLNLLWSQTLVTGLVAAGATHAIISPGSRSTPLALAMLRQTGLECTVAVDERCAAFFALGIAKASRQPVLVLATSGTALANWLPAVIEASQAGVPLILISADRPPELQGCGANQTINQVGLFGSHVRACHDLGTPEAAFDPDYLHRLAARIYEQTVWPYPGPVHVNQPFREPLVPSGDIPAIQPPGSIRWAPPALHPAPEVIAELSAAIAGRPGIIVCGEQPPESGFADALAALAEHLDCPILAEPLSNMRFGPHDRTRLCVRYNRWLADRPFAASHHPQWVLRFGAFPVTRHLQDYVASATATHALVEPWPRWTDPTHRLTHLLRAAPLAVCQALLAAAPAPTPAGWRAAFADREQTVPAAIDAGHIAVLIDEVAADTPLFIGNSLAIRQLDSYSGHGGKTLHFHGNRGASGIDGNISTALGIAAVHGRIVALLGDLTTQHDLGGLALAAGRDAIIVTVNNGGGGIFDLLPQAALPEFEPGWRTPQQISFEHAALTFGLGYARADDNDAFRTALRHAIADGGPQLIELLVP from the coding sequence ATGATCGATACCGGCACACTGAACCTTCTCTGGTCGCAAACCCTGGTCACCGGTTTGGTTGCCGCCGGCGCGACGCACGCCATCATCTCGCCGGGCTCGCGGTCGACGCCGCTCGCCCTGGCCATGCTGCGCCAGACCGGCCTGGAGTGTACGGTAGCGGTCGATGAGCGCTGTGCGGCGTTTTTCGCCCTCGGCATCGCCAAGGCCAGCCGGCAGCCGGTCCTCGTCCTCGCCACCTCCGGCACCGCCCTGGCCAACTGGCTACCGGCGGTGATCGAGGCCAGCCAGGCGGGCGTCCCGCTGATCCTGATCTCCGCCGACCGCCCCCCCGAACTGCAGGGCTGCGGCGCCAACCAGACGATCAACCAGGTCGGGCTGTTCGGCTCGCATGTCCGGGCCTGCCACGATCTCGGCACGCCCGAGGCGGCCTTCGACCCGGACTACCTGCACCGCCTGGCGGCGCGGATTTATGAGCAGACCGTCTGGCCGTATCCGGGGCCGGTGCATGTCAACCAGCCTTTCCGCGAACCACTGGTGCCGAGTGGCGACATCCCGGCCATCCAGCCGCCGGGAAGTATTCGCTGGGCGCCTCCTGCCCTGCACCCCGCGCCGGAGGTCATAGCCGAACTGAGCGCAGCCATTGCCGGGCGCCCTGGGATCATCGTCTGCGGCGAACAGCCCCCGGAATCCGGCTTTGCCGACGCCCTCGCCGCGCTAGCGGAACACCTCGACTGCCCAATCCTGGCCGAACCGCTGTCCAATATGCGTTTCGGGCCGCATGACCGCACCCGACTGTGCGTCCGCTACAACCGCTGGCTGGCCGACCGCCCATTCGCCGCCAGCCACCACCCGCAATGGGTGCTGCGCTTCGGCGCCTTTCCGGTAACCCGCCATCTCCAGGATTACGTCGCCAGTGCTACGGCCACCCATGCTCTGGTCGAGCCCTGGCCGCGGTGGACCGACCCGACCCACCGCCTGACCCACCTGCTGCGCGCCGCGCCGCTCGCCGTCTGTCAGGCGCTGCTGGCGGCGGCACCGGCGCCAACACCAGCCGGCTGGCGAGCCGCCTTCGCCGATCGGGAACAAACCGTTCCGGCCGCTATCGATGCCGGGCACATCGCCGTCCTGATCGACGAAGTCGCAGCCGACACGCCGCTCTTCATCGGCAACTCGCTGGCCATCCGCCAGCTCGACTCCTACTCCGGGCACGGGGGAAAGACCTTGCACTTCCATGGCAACCGAGGCGCCAGCGGCATCGACGGCAACATCTCGACCGCCCTCGGAATCGCCGCCGTCCATGGCCGGATCGTCGCCCTGCTCGGCGACCTGACCACCCAGCACGACCTCGGCGGCCTGGCGCTCGCTGCTGGGCGCGATGCAATCATCGTCACGGTCAATAACGGTGGCGGCGGCATTTTCGACCTCCTGCCCCAGGCCGCCCTGCCGGAATTCGAGCCGGGCTGGCGCACGCCGCAGCAAATCAGCTTCGAACACGCGGCCCTGACCTTCGGCCTCGGCTATGCCCGGGCCGACGACAACGACGCGTTTCGTACCGCCCTGCGCCATGCCATCGCCGACGGCGGGCCGCAACTGATCGAACTGCTCGTCCCCTGA
- a CDS encoding response regulator, producing MSRVMLVDDEESILSALKRLLRVAPCAIANKSFTLEVETFSSPAAALERAHHEAFDLFVSDYRMPEMDGVEFLKGVKELQPDAARLILSGYADLNALVRAVNEVGIDRFIGKPWNDYELMSAIAQSLAHRDLMLENRQLANLVRMEMGEKTPEAIEAERLEALEPGITQVNWGRTARYCLIPTG from the coding sequence ATGAGTCGCGTCATGCTGGTCGACGATGAGGAGTCCATCCTCAGCGCACTGAAACGCTTGTTGCGGGTTGCTCCTTGCGCCATCGCCAACAAGTCGTTCACGCTTGAAGTCGAGACTTTCTCGTCGCCGGCAGCCGCCCTGGAACGGGCGCACCATGAGGCATTCGACCTCTTTGTCAGCGATTACCGGATGCCGGAAATGGATGGCGTCGAGTTCCTCAAGGGCGTCAAGGAGTTGCAGCCCGACGCTGCGCGCCTGATCCTTTCCGGTTATGCCGATCTCAACGCCCTGGTGCGGGCGGTCAATGAAGTCGGTATCGATCGTTTCATCGGCAAGCCGTGGAACGACTACGAGCTGATGTCGGCCATCGCCCAGTCGCTGGCCCATCGCGACCTGATGCTGGAAAACCGGCAGCTGGCCAATCTGGTCCGCATGGAGATGGGCGAGAAGACGCCGGAAGCGATCGAGGCCGAGCGCCTCGAGGCCCTGGAACCCGGCATCACCCAGGTCAACTGGGGCCGGACGGCTCGGTACTGCTTGATCCCGACTGGATGA
- a CDS encoding GTP-binding protein, giving the protein MPESESGRLSFKLVYYGPAQSGKTTNLLRLHDLLSPELKGEMMTLETQDDRTLFFDLLPLGFRAPSGLLIKFRLFTVPGQVAHDGTRKAVLSRADGVVFVADSDRAQETNNAESFQTLAENCSRVGLDFERLPLVVQFNKRDLPTAVPEAEIRDRWSAAPWPLVFASALHGQGVEASFEALLRATYRRHAEDCELASRHGVDEAAFVGGGLGKTLTL; this is encoded by the coding sequence ATGCCGGAAAGCGAGAGCGGGCGACTTTCCTTCAAACTGGTCTATTACGGACCGGCGCAGAGTGGCAAGACGACCAACCTGCTCCGCCTGCATGACCTGCTTTCGCCGGAACTGAAAGGCGAAATGATGACGTTGGAAACGCAGGACGATCGCACGCTGTTTTTCGATCTCTTGCCGCTGGGCTTTCGCGCGCCGTCCGGCCTGCTGATCAAATTCCGTCTCTTCACCGTGCCCGGTCAGGTTGCCCATGACGGTACGCGCAAGGCGGTTCTGTCGCGGGCCGATGGCGTGGTTTTCGTGGCCGATTCGGATCGGGCGCAGGAGACCAATAATGCGGAATCCTTTCAGACCCTGGCCGAGAATTGCTCGCGGGTCGGGCTCGATTTCGAGCGTCTGCCGCTGGTTGTTCAGTTCAACAAGCGCGATCTGCCGACTGCCGTGCCTGAGGCGGAAATTCGTGACCGCTGGTCGGCGGCACCGTGGCCGCTGGTCTTCGCTTCGGCCTTGCATGGCCAGGGGGTCGAGGCTAGTTTCGAAGCCTTGCTCCGCGCGACCTATCGCCGCCATGCCGAAGATTGCGAACTGGCCAGTCGGCACGGCGTCGATGAGGCGGCGTTCGTGGGTGGCGGGCTGGGGAAAACCTTAACCCTATGA